Proteins from one Desulfocurvus vexinensis DSM 17965 genomic window:
- the recA gene encoding recombinase RecA translates to MARRPQASPEDMRREALDTALSTIERKYGQGSVMKLSDDAHVRIPVIPTGSIGLDLALGVGGVPRGRVTEIYGPESSGKTTLALHIIAQSQKQGGTAAFIDAEHALDVSYARRLGVNTEELLISQPDYGEQALDIASLLVRSGAVDVIVIDSVAALIPQAELEGEMGESQVGGHARLMSHALRKLTGTIHKSRTSVVFINQIRMKIGTTGYGNPETTTGGNALKFYSSVRMDIRRIQTLKDKEEAYGIKARVKVVKNKVAPPFREAIFDVLYGTGISREGEIIDMAADAGVIDKSGAWYSFGDERLGQGKENVRAMLQENTELRAAVEAKLLEHLGMHEYAAPAVEGDLEDLGAGDDQD, encoded by the coding sequence ATGGCCCGACGCCCCCAAGCCAGCCCCGAGGACATGCGCCGCGAGGCGCTCGACACCGCGCTGTCCACCATCGAGCGCAAGTACGGACAAGGCTCCGTGATGAAGCTGTCCGACGACGCGCACGTGCGCATCCCGGTCATCCCCACGGGCTCCATCGGGCTGGACCTGGCCCTGGGCGTCGGCGGCGTGCCGCGCGGGCGCGTCACGGAAATCTACGGCCCCGAGTCGTCGGGCAAGACGACCCTGGCCCTGCACATCATCGCCCAGAGCCAGAAGCAGGGCGGCACCGCCGCGTTCATCGACGCCGAGCACGCCCTGGACGTGAGCTACGCCCGGCGCCTGGGCGTGAACACCGAGGAGCTGCTCATCTCCCAGCCCGACTACGGCGAGCAGGCCCTGGACATCGCCAGCCTGCTGGTGCGCTCCGGCGCGGTGGACGTCATCGTCATCGACTCCGTGGCCGCGCTCATCCCCCAGGCCGAGCTGGAGGGCGAGATGGGCGAGTCGCAGGTGGGCGGCCACGCGCGGCTCATGTCCCACGCCCTGCGCAAGCTCACCGGCACCATCCACAAGTCGCGCACCTCGGTGGTCTTCATCAACCAGATCCGCATGAAGATCGGCACCACCGGCTACGGCAACCCCGAGACAACCACCGGCGGCAACGCGCTGAAATTCTACTCCTCCGTGCGCATGGACATCCGGCGCATCCAGACCCTGAAGGACAAGGAGGAGGCCTACGGCATCAAGGCCCGGGTCAAGGTCGTCAAGAACAAGGTCGCCCCGCCCTTCCGCGAGGCCATCTTCGACGTGCTCTACGGCACGGGCATCTCCCGCGAGGGCGAAATCATCGACATGGCCGCCGACGCGGGGGTCATCGACAAGTCCGGCGCGTGGTACTCCTTCGGCGACGAGCGCCTGGGCCAGGGCAAGGAGAACGTGCGGGCCATGCTCCAGGAGAACACCGAGCTGCGCGCGGCCGTGGAGGCCAAGCTGCTGGAGCACCTGGGCATGCACGAATACGCCGCCCCCGCCGTGGAGGGCGACCTCGAAGACCTCGGCGCCGGAGACGACCAGGACTAG
- the alaS gene encoding alanine--tRNA ligase, with translation MLTANEIRQRFLDYFEQNGHTQVPSSALIPRDDPSLLFTNAGMVQFKKIFLGQERRDYVRATTAQKCLRVGGKHNDLENVGRTARHHTFFEMLGNFSFGDYFKEDAIRLAWGFLTEELGLPKDRLYITVYKDDTEAAELWQKVAGVAPERIYWLGEKDNFWSMGDTGPCGPCSEIHFDQGEEVGCGPGCGIGKCDCDRFLEVWNLVFMQFDQAEDGTRTPLPRPSIDTGMGLERIAAVCQGVHSNYDSDLFQEFIQFTATRAGVAYRQGEDSDTALRVIADHSRAIAFMVADGILPSNEGRGYVLRRLIRRALRFGRLIGLTEPFLYATAMRVVEVMGGHYAELTGNADFMVRVVREEEERFAQTLDKGLALLEEELAALGKAGAKTVPGQVCFKLYDTFGFPLDIVRDVAERQGFTVDEAGFDAHMREQKERAKAAWKGSGEKDLATRFQPLLAEGLHTEFCGYEALTSHSRLAVLLDEAALPVDRLTKGQKGYAVATRTPFYGESGGQVGDIGEIATPSGKAVVTDSLHPSAQLTVQAITVAEGELLCDQEADLAVDEATRTATARNHTTTHLLHAALRTVLGEHVKQAGSLVGPDRLRFDFQHISAMTPEEIARVEALVNAAVLADTAVDVREMDHAAAVAEGATALFGEKYADRVRVVRVPGVSMELCGGTHLRATGQAGPFVILSESGVAAGVRRIEGATGHNALDFLRAQREAMAQVAELLRAKPQEAPERVRALQKEIKTLRKDLEKAATQAASAGPAGDILDAVQTVGGVRLLAVKTGAPNMGALRAMMDDVRSRLDSNSIIALACEADGKANLIVAVSKDLHARFTAPALIKPVAAEIGGSGGGRPDMAQSGGTNPAGIPAAFAALRALVQG, from the coding sequence GTGCTCACCGCCAACGAAATCCGCCAACGCTTCCTGGACTACTTCGAGCAGAACGGCCACACCCAGGTGCCGTCCTCGGCGCTCATCCCGCGCGACGACCCCTCCCTGCTGTTCACCAACGCGGGCATGGTCCAGTTCAAGAAGATCTTCCTCGGCCAGGAGCGCCGCGACTACGTGCGCGCCACCACGGCCCAGAAGTGCCTGCGCGTGGGCGGCAAGCACAACGACCTGGAGAACGTGGGCCGCACCGCGCGCCACCACACCTTCTTCGAGATGCTCGGCAACTTCTCCTTCGGTGACTACTTCAAGGAAGACGCCATCCGCCTGGCCTGGGGCTTCTTGACCGAGGAGCTCGGCCTGCCCAAGGACCGGCTCTACATCACCGTCTACAAGGACGACACCGAGGCCGCCGAGCTGTGGCAGAAGGTGGCGGGCGTGGCCCCCGAGCGCATCTACTGGCTGGGCGAGAAGGACAACTTCTGGTCCATGGGTGACACCGGCCCCTGCGGCCCCTGCTCCGAGATCCACTTCGACCAGGGCGAGGAGGTCGGCTGCGGCCCCGGCTGCGGCATCGGCAAATGCGACTGCGACCGCTTCCTGGAAGTCTGGAACCTCGTGTTCATGCAGTTCGACCAGGCCGAGGACGGCACGCGCACGCCCCTGCCGCGCCCGAGCATCGACACCGGCATGGGCCTGGAGCGCATCGCCGCCGTGTGCCAGGGCGTGCACTCCAACTACGACTCCGACCTGTTCCAGGAGTTCATCCAGTTCACCGCCACGCGCGCCGGGGTGGCCTACCGCCAGGGCGAGGACAGCGACACCGCCCTGCGCGTCATCGCCGACCACAGCCGGGCCATCGCCTTCATGGTCGCCGACGGCATCCTGCCCTCCAACGAGGGCCGGGGCTACGTGCTGCGCCGCCTGATCCGCCGCGCCCTGCGCTTTGGCCGCCTCATCGGTCTCACCGAGCCCTTCCTCTACGCCACGGCCATGCGCGTGGTGGAGGTCATGGGCGGGCACTACGCCGAGCTGACCGGCAACGCGGATTTCATGGTCCGCGTGGTGCGCGAGGAGGAGGAGCGCTTCGCCCAGACCCTGGACAAGGGCCTGGCCCTGCTGGAAGAGGAGCTGGCTGCCCTGGGCAAGGCCGGGGCCAAAACCGTGCCCGGGCAGGTCTGCTTCAAGCTCTACGATACCTTCGGCTTCCCCCTGGACATCGTGCGCGATGTGGCCGAACGCCAGGGCTTCACCGTGGACGAGGCGGGCTTCGACGCCCACATGCGCGAGCAGAAGGAGCGCGCCAAGGCCGCCTGGAAGGGCTCCGGCGAAAAAGACCTGGCCACCCGCTTCCAGCCCCTGCTGGCCGAGGGCCTGCACACGGAATTCTGCGGCTACGAGGCCCTGACTTCCCACTCGCGCCTGGCCGTGCTCCTGGACGAAGCCGCCCTGCCCGTGGACAGGCTGACCAAGGGCCAGAAGGGCTACGCGGTGGCGACAAGGACGCCTTTTTATGGCGAATCCGGCGGCCAGGTGGGAGATATTGGCGAAATCGCCACGCCCAGCGGCAAGGCTGTGGTGACGGACTCCCTGCATCCCTCGGCGCAGCTCACCGTCCAGGCCATCACCGTGGCCGAGGGCGAACTGCTGTGCGACCAGGAGGCCGACCTGGCCGTGGACGAGGCCACCCGCACCGCCACCGCCCGCAACCACACCACCACCCACCTGCTGCACGCCGCCCTGCGCACCGTGCTGGGCGAGCACGTCAAGCAGGCGGGCTCCCTGGTCGGCCCCGACCGGCTGCGCTTCGACTTCCAGCACATCAGCGCCATGACCCCCGAGGAAATCGCCCGCGTGGAGGCCCTGGTCAACGCCGCCGTGCTGGCCGACACCGCCGTGGACGTGCGCGAGATGGACCACGCCGCCGCCGTGGCCGAGGGCGCCACGGCCCTGTTCGGCGAAAAATACGCCGACCGTGTGCGCGTGGTGCGCGTGCCGGGCGTGTCCATGGAGCTGTGCGGCGGCACGCACCTGCGCGCCACCGGGCAGGCCGGGCCCTTCGTCATCCTCTCCGAATCCGGCGTGGCCGCCGGGGTGCGCCGCATCGAAGGCGCCACCGGGCACAACGCCCTGGACTTCCTGCGCGCCCAGCGCGAAGCCATGGCCCAGGTGGCCGAGCTGCTGCGCGCCAAGCCCCAGGAGGCCCCCGAACGCGTCCGCGCCCTGCAAAAGGAAATCAAGACCCTGCGCAAGGACCTGGAAAAGGCCGCCACCCAGGCCGCCAGCGCCGGGCCCGCCGGGGACATCCTCGACGCCGTACAGACCGTGGGCGGCGTGCGCCTGCTGGCCGTGAAGACCGGCGCCCCCAACATGGGCGCCCTGCGCGCCATGATGGACGACGTGCGCTCGCGCCTGGACTCCAACAGCATCATCGCCCTGGCCTGCGAGGCCGACGGCAAGGCCAACCTCATCGTCGCCGTCTCCAAAGACCTGCACGCCCGCTTCACCGCCCCGGCGCTTATCAAGCCCGTGGCTGCCGAAATCGGCGGCTCCGGCGGCGGCAGGCCCGATATGGCCCAGTCCGGCGGCACCAACCCCGCAGGCATCCCCGCCGCCTTCGCCGCCCTGCGCGCCCTGGTCCAGGGCTAG
- a CDS encoding DMT family transporter has product MHVFLKLTAAVTLWGGTFVCGRIIGPHLGPYSASFLRFLTASVCLLWLLARYEGGVPPMTPRTLAGVCLLGLTGVFAYNIFFFSGLQTVPAGRAASIVAANPVVIALGAALFLGERLTLRKALGIALSVTGAVFILSHGDPLALFAHGVGTGDLFVLGCVLSWSAYSLLGKLVMGRLSALASVALSCSAGALFLLPGALAEGLPATLGRIPAPVWASILYLGLLGTVAGFTWFYEGVRAIGASRAAVFINLVPVSAALSGFALLGEPVDPALALGAAMVLGGVWLTNRS; this is encoded by the coding sequence ATGCACGTCTTCCTCAAGCTGACCGCCGCCGTGACCCTGTGGGGCGGCACCTTCGTCTGCGGACGGATCATCGGCCCGCACCTGGGGCCCTATTCGGCGAGCTTCCTGCGCTTCCTGACGGCCTCGGTGTGCCTGCTGTGGCTGCTGGCGCGGTACGAGGGCGGCGTGCCGCCCATGACGCCGCGCACCCTGGCCGGGGTCTGCCTGCTCGGGCTCACCGGGGTCTTCGCCTACAACATCTTCTTCTTCAGCGGATTGCAGACCGTGCCCGCCGGGCGCGCGGCGTCCATCGTGGCGGCCAACCCGGTGGTCATCGCCCTGGGGGCGGCGCTGTTCCTGGGCGAACGGCTGACGCTGCGCAAGGCCCTGGGCATCGCCCTGTCCGTGACCGGGGCCGTGTTCATCCTCTCCCACGGCGACCCCCTGGCCCTGTTCGCCCACGGCGTGGGCACCGGCGACCTGTTCGTCCTGGGCTGCGTGCTGAGCTGGTCGGCCTATTCCCTGCTGGGCAAACTCGTGATGGGCCGACTGTCGGCCCTGGCCTCCGTGGCCCTGTCGTGCAGCGCAGGGGCGCTGTTCCTGCTGCCCGGAGCCCTGGCCGAAGGGCTCCCGGCCACCCTGGGCCGCATCCCCGCGCCCGTCTGGGCCAGCATCCTCTACCTGGGCCTGCTGGGCACCGTGGCGGGCTTCACCTGGTTCTACGAGGGCGTGCGGGCCATCGGCGCCTCGCGGGCAGCCGTGTTCATCAACCTCGTGCCCGTGTCCGCAGCCCTGAGCGGCTTCGCGCTGCTGGGCGAACCCGTGGACCCCGCCCTGGCCCTGGGCGCCGCCATGGTCCTCGGCGGCGTCTGGCTGACCAACCGGAGCTGA
- a CDS encoding SO_0444 family Cu/Zn efflux transporter: MSDAITLFLDQTWVLLNEAAPWVLLGFAVAALLKAFVPDAFIARHLGGQGIGPVLRASLIGVPLPLCSCGVVPAALGLRRQGAGRGATTAFLVSTPETGVDSVAVTWALLDPVMTVARPVAAFITATLAGLAVDLLPAPKPAPAPRALPLAAAPATGCTGGACCAPRAPARAGLGPRLRAGFAHAFGDMLADIGLWLLGGIAVAGAIAAFVPQDALAGAFGHEGWAMLLMLVAGIPLYVCATASTPIAASLALKGLSPGAALVFLLAGPATNAATIAVVAREMGRAVAGVYVAAIAAAALLLGWCVNRLYALLGLDIASWIARAEVEQTTWFSTLCAVALLALVARAAWAARRHAAHGAGCAAH; encoded by the coding sequence ATGTCCGACGCCATAACGCTCTTCCTCGACCAGACCTGGGTACTGCTCAACGAGGCCGCACCGTGGGTGCTGCTGGGCTTCGCCGTGGCGGCGCTGCTCAAGGCCTTTGTGCCCGACGCCTTCATCGCCCGCCACCTGGGCGGCCAGGGCATCGGCCCGGTGCTGCGCGCCTCGCTCATCGGCGTGCCCCTGCCGCTGTGCTCCTGCGGGGTGGTGCCCGCTGCCCTGGGGCTGCGCCGCCAGGGCGCCGGACGCGGCGCCACCACGGCCTTCCTCGTCTCCACCCCCGAAACCGGGGTGGACTCCGTGGCCGTGACCTGGGCCCTGCTCGACCCGGTGATGACCGTGGCCCGCCCCGTGGCCGCCTTTATCACCGCCACCCTGGCCGGGCTGGCCGTGGACCTGCTGCCCGCGCCCAAGCCCGCCCCCGCGCCCCGCGCCCTGCCCCTGGCCGCCGCCCCGGCAACCGGCTGCACGGGCGGCGCCTGCTGCGCGCCCCGGGCCCCGGCCCGCGCCGGGCTCGGCCCGCGCCTGCGCGCAGGCTTCGCCCACGCCTTCGGCGACATGCTCGCCGACATCGGCCTGTGGCTCCTGGGCGGCATCGCCGTGGCCGGGGCCATCGCCGCCTTCGTGCCCCAGGACGCCCTGGCGGGCGCCTTCGGCCACGAGGGCTGGGCCATGCTGCTCATGCTCGTGGCGGGCATCCCGCTGTACGTCTGCGCCACGGCCTCCACGCCCATCGCCGCCTCCCTGGCCCTCAAGGGCCTGTCGCCCGGGGCGGCCCTGGTCTTCCTGCTGGCCGGGCCCGCCACCAACGCCGCGACCATCGCCGTGGTGGCCCGCGAAATGGGCCGGGCCGTGGCCGGGGTCTACGTGGCGGCCATCGCCGCCGCAGCCCTGCTCCTGGGCTGGTGCGTCAACCGCCTCTACGCCCTGCTCGGCCTGGACATCGCCTCCTGGATCGCCCGCGCCGAGGTCGAGCAGACCACCTGGTTCAGCACCCTGTGCGCCGTGGCCCTGCTGGCCCTGGTGGCCCGCGCCGCCTGGGCCGCACGCCGCCACGCCGCGCACGGCGCAGGCTGCGCGGCCCACTGA
- a CDS encoding ArsR/SmtB family transcription factor encodes MAHDLCEVQGLHPEALERVGAKMPAGEIFARLADMFKALADPTRARILYALSLEELCVCDLAALTGMSASAVSHQLRLLRAGRLVRYRREGKMAFYALDDDHVRHLLHEGLCHACE; translated from the coding sequence ATGGCACACGACCTGTGCGAGGTGCAGGGGCTGCATCCGGAGGCGCTGGAGCGCGTGGGCGCCAAGATGCCCGCCGGGGAGATCTTCGCCCGGCTGGCCGACATGTTCAAGGCCCTGGCCGACCCGACCCGGGCGCGCATCCTCTACGCCCTGTCGCTGGAAGAGCTGTGCGTGTGCGACCTGGCGGCGCTGACCGGCATGAGCGCCTCGGCAGTATCGCACCAGCTGCGCCTGCTGCGCGCCGGGCGGCTGGTGCGCTACCGCCGCGAGGGCAAGATGGCCTTCTACGCCCTGGACGACGACCACGTCCGCCACCTGCTGCACGAAGGCCTGTGCCACGCCTGCGAGTGA
- a CDS encoding double-cubane-cluster-containing anaerobic reductase, with amino-acid sequence MSDHKRMWEKLNLDIEAHDGLLEVLGKFYGDIYMSQDNRLKGMEYMDFVLSEVHGLRIKELQDAKAAGRKVVGTFCVFVPEELTLAAGAVQVGLCAGAEVGSARAEDLVPRGTCALIKSFIGFKLSRLCPYIESCDMIVGETTCDGKKKAYEAFAAHAPLYVMEVPQTKSAAARALWRAEIVRFKERLEELTGKAITVDALKAAMKTVNARRRVLQRLNALRAADPAPISGRDALLINQISFYDDPERFTAKIGELCDELEARVARGQGVAPAGTPRLLLSGCPMAVPNWKLPYVVESSGAVIVGEESCIGTRNTRDLVDETPETMDGLLDALAERYMKIDCACFTPNDERMDNVAALAASQKADGVIHYALMFCQPYAHEAMKLGHTLADKGVPMLALETDYSMEDVEQLKTRVEAFVEMVS; translated from the coding sequence ATGAGCGACCACAAGCGGATGTGGGAAAAGCTGAACCTGGACATCGAGGCCCACGACGGGCTGCTGGAAGTGCTGGGCAAGTTCTACGGCGACATCTACATGTCCCAGGATAATCGGCTCAAGGGCATGGAATACATGGACTTCGTGCTTTCCGAGGTTCACGGGCTGCGCATCAAGGAATTGCAGGACGCCAAGGCCGCCGGGCGCAAGGTGGTCGGCACGTTCTGCGTGTTCGTGCCCGAGGAGCTGACCCTGGCGGCGGGGGCGGTGCAGGTGGGGCTGTGCGCCGGGGCCGAGGTGGGCAGCGCCCGGGCCGAGGATCTGGTGCCGCGCGGCACCTGCGCGCTCATCAAGTCCTTCATCGGCTTCAAGCTCTCACGGCTGTGCCCGTACATCGAGTCCTGCGACATGATCGTCGGCGAGACGACCTGCGACGGCAAGAAGAAGGCCTACGAGGCCTTCGCGGCCCACGCGCCGCTGTACGTCATGGAGGTGCCGCAGACCAAGAGCGCGGCGGCCCGGGCCCTGTGGCGCGCGGAGATCGTGCGCTTCAAGGAGCGCCTGGAAGAGCTGACGGGCAAGGCCATCACCGTGGACGCCCTGAAGGCGGCGATGAAGACAGTCAACGCCCGGCGCCGGGTGCTCCAGCGCCTGAACGCCCTGCGCGCGGCGGACCCCGCGCCCATCTCCGGGCGCGATGCGCTGCTCATCAACCAGATCAGCTTCTACGACGACCCCGAGCGCTTCACGGCCAAGATCGGCGAGCTGTGCGACGAGCTGGAGGCCCGCGTGGCCCGGGGCCAGGGCGTGGCCCCGGCGGGCACGCCGCGCCTTCTGCTCTCGGGCTGCCCCATGGCCGTGCCCAACTGGAAGCTGCCCTACGTGGTGGAAAGCTCCGGGGCGGTCATCGTCGGCGAGGAGTCGTGCATCGGCACGCGCAACACCCGCGACCTGGTGGACGAGACGCCCGAGACCATGGACGGGCTGCTGGACGCCCTGGCCGAGCGCTACATGAAGATCGACTGCGCCTGCTTCACGCCCAACGACGAGCGCATGGACAACGTGGCCGCCCTGGCCGCCAGCCAGAAGGCCGACGGCGTGATCCACTACGCGCTGATGTTCTGCCAGCCCTACGCCCACGAGGCCATGAAGCTGGGCCATACCCTGGCCGACAAGGGCGTGCCCATGCTGGCCCTGGAAACGGACTACTCCATGGAGGACGTGGAGCAGCTCAAGACGCGCGTGGAGGCCTTCGTGGAGATGGTGTCCTGA
- a CDS encoding acyl-CoA dehydratase activase: protein MIAGLDVGSRSVELVVVDAAGRVVLARRVPTTFHPLRQVAAVLDGAAPEAIVATGYGRDLVAGAGLDVPVTTLTEIKAHAAGARRLFPGARTVVDVGGQDTKAIRLGEGGRVLRFEMNDRCAAGTGKFLEHLAGVFQIPVEDFGAYALRGARAVPIGSMCTVFAETEAVSLMAGGAPPEDIALGLHAAIAARTAGMVRRVGLEPPVVFTGGVARNPCMVRLLARELGLDPLVPEDPDHCGALGAALEGLARANGAPDARGATAPGAGG from the coding sequence ATGATCGCCGGGCTGGACGTCGGGTCGCGCTCGGTGGAACTGGTGGTGGTGGACGCGGCGGGGCGGGTGGTCCTGGCCCGCCGCGTGCCCACCACGTTTCATCCCCTGCGCCAGGTGGCGGCGGTGCTGGACGGCGCGGCGCCCGAGGCCATCGTGGCCACGGGCTATGGCCGCGACCTGGTGGCCGGGGCCGGGTTGGACGTGCCGGTGACGACGCTCACGGAGATCAAGGCCCACGCCGCCGGGGCGCGCAGGCTCTTCCCCGGGGCGCGCACGGTGGTGGACGTCGGCGGGCAGGACACCAAGGCCATTCGCCTGGGCGAGGGCGGGCGGGTGCTGCGCTTCGAGATGAACGACCGTTGCGCGGCGGGCACGGGCAAGTTCCTGGAGCACCTGGCCGGGGTGTTCCAGATTCCCGTGGAGGACTTCGGGGCCTACGCCCTGCGCGGGGCGCGCGCCGTGCCCATCGGCAGCATGTGCACCGTGTTTGCCGAAACCGAGGCCGTTTCGCTCATGGCCGGGGGCGCCCCGCCCGAGGACATCGCCCTGGGCCTGCACGCGGCCATCGCCGCGCGCACGGCGGGGATGGTGCGCCGGGTGGGGCTGGAGCCGCCGGTGGTCTTCACCGGGGGCGTGGCCCGCAACCCTTGCATGGTGCGCCTTTTGGCCCGCGAGCTGGGCCTCGACCCCCTGGTGCCCGAGGACCCCGACCACTGCGGCGCCCTGGGCGCGGCCCTGGAGGGCCTGGCCCGGGCGAACGGGGCGCCGGACGCCAGGGGGGCTACGGCGCCAGGGGCAGGCGGATGA
- a CDS encoding ATP-binding protein — translation MPLPARFLLLALALSLALWPAPPLGADHPVEPGAALELTDEERQWLAEHPVLRMGVGRGLPPFQYVETEGGVPVFKGMASDYAALLEQRLGVHLEPALDVDLPQALELGRARKIDVFICSAISPERARFLLFTTPYLSYPVVIITRDDAPIITGVHDLQGRRVAVVQNLASSENFKAALGATALEIWPAPSSLDALLAVASGKVDACASNLAVASYLIRKNGLSNLRVAAPTSWERQELAVGVRSDWPLLAGVMQKAMDSISQKERDAISLRWISLAYDDGARLRRALHWALGLAAAAALCAAGVLLWNRRLAREVAERQRAEAELRASRKNYQDLFASMQTGFALHEIILDGQGQPADYRFLAVNPAFERLTGLDAAKIIGQTVLGVLPETERIWIERYGRVALTGEPETFEEFSAALDRHFEVVVYSPARGQFATLFSDVTERKRAVMMMMQSEKMLSLGGLAAGMAHEINNPLAGILQSAQNIARRLSPELEANAEAAQRCGLPMQAMQCYLEARGIGRMLDGIAASGTRAARIVASLLSFSRQEGTSRTPCDLAELVDETLALAENDYDLKNKHDFRNIRVLRDLPEDLPPLPCSRGQIEQVLLNLVRNAAHALSAMEPRRPDPTIRIAARAEGGQMVIEVQDNGPGLSEQAEKRIFEPFFTTKAPGQGTGLGLSVSYFIITRNHGGSFEVRSAPDQGARFVIRLPLAP, via the coding sequence ATGCCCCTCCCGGCCCGGTTCCTGCTGCTTGCCCTGGCCCTGAGTCTGGCCCTGTGGCCCGCCCCGCCCCTGGGGGCGGACCATCCCGTCGAGCCCGGCGCCGCCCTGGAGCTGACCGACGAGGAACGCCAATGGCTCGCGGAGCACCCCGTGCTGCGCATGGGCGTGGGCCGCGGGCTGCCGCCGTTCCAGTATGTGGAAACCGAAGGCGGGGTGCCGGTCTTCAAGGGCATGGCCTCGGACTACGCGGCCCTGCTGGAACAGCGCCTGGGCGTGCACCTTGAGCCCGCGCTGGACGTGGACCTGCCCCAGGCCCTGGAGCTGGGCCGGGCCCGCAAGATCGACGTCTTCATCTGCTCGGCCATCAGCCCCGAGCGCGCCCGGTTCCTGCTGTTCACCACACCCTACCTCTCCTACCCGGTGGTCATCATCACCCGCGATGACGCGCCGATCATCACCGGGGTCCATGACCTGCAAGGCCGCAGGGTGGCCGTGGTGCAGAACCTGGCCAGCAGCGAGAACTTCAAGGCGGCCCTGGGCGCCACGGCCCTGGAGATCTGGCCTGCGCCCTCCTCCCTGGACGCCCTGCTGGCCGTGGCCTCAGGCAAGGTGGACGCCTGCGCGTCCAACCTGGCCGTGGCCAGCTACCTGATCCGCAAGAACGGCCTGTCCAACCTGCGCGTGGCCGCGCCCACCTCGTGGGAGCGCCAGGAGTTGGCCGTGGGCGTGCGCAGCGACTGGCCCCTGCTGGCGGGCGTCATGCAGAAGGCCATGGACAGCATCAGCCAGAAAGAGCGCGACGCCATCAGCCTGCGCTGGATATCCCTGGCCTACGACGACGGGGCACGCCTGCGCCGGGCCCTGCACTGGGCCCTGGGCCTGGCCGCTGCGGCGGCGCTGTGCGCGGCCGGGGTGTTGCTGTGGAACCGCCGCCTGGCGCGCGAGGTGGCCGAGCGCCAGCGCGCCGAGGCCGAGTTGCGCGCCAGCCGCAAGAACTACCAGGACCTGTTCGCGTCCATGCAGACCGGGTTCGCCCTGCACGAGATCATCCTCGACGGCCAGGGCCAGCCGGCGGACTACCGCTTCCTGGCCGTGAACCCGGCCTTCGAGCGCCTGACGGGCCTGGACGCCGCGAAAATCATCGGCCAAACGGTGCTCGGGGTGCTGCCCGAAACCGAGCGGATCTGGATCGAGCGGTACGGGCGCGTGGCCCTGACCGGCGAACCCGAGACCTTCGAGGAGTTTTCCGCCGCCCTGGACCGCCACTTCGAGGTAGTGGTCTACAGCCCGGCCCGGGGGCAGTTCGCCACGCTGTTCTCCGACGTGACCGAGCGCAAGCGGGCGGTGATGATGATGATGCAGTCGGAAAAGATGCTCTCCCTGGGCGGGCTGGCGGCGGGCATGGCCCACGAGATCAACAACCCCCTGGCGGGCATCCTGCAGAGCGCCCAGAACATCGCCCGCAGGCTCTCGCCGGAGCTGGAGGCCAACGCCGAGGCCGCGCAGCGCTGCGGGCTGCCCATGCAGGCCATGCAGTGCTACCTCGAAGCCCGGGGCATCGGGCGGATGCTCGACGGCATCGCCGCCTCGGGCACGCGCGCCGCGCGCATCGTCGCGTCCTTGCTCTCCTTCAGCCGCCAGGAGGGCACCAGCCGCACCCCCTGCGACCTGGCCGAACTGGTGGACGAAACCCTGGCCCTGGCCGAGAACGACTATGACCTCAAGAACAAGCACGACTTCCGCAACATCCGCGTGCTGCGCGACCTGCCAGAGGACCTGCCGCCCCTGCCCTGCTCGCGGGGGCAGATCGAGCAGGTGCTGCTGAACCTCGTGCGCAACGCGGCCCACGCCCTGTCGGCCATGGAGCCCCGCCGTCCGGACCCGACCATCCGCATCGCGGCCCGGGCCGAGGGCGGGCAGATGGTCATCGAGGTGCAGGACAACGGGCCCGGCCTCTCGGAGCAGGCCGAAAAGCGCATCTTCGAGCCCTTCTTCACCACCAAGGCCCCGGGCCAGGGCACGGGGCTGGGGCTGTCGGTCTCCTATTTCATCATCACCCGCAACCACGGCGGCAGCTTCGAGGTCCGCTCGGCCCCGGACCAGGGCGCGCGCTTCGTCATCCGCCTGCCCCTGGCGCCGTAG